DNA from Dehalococcoidales bacterium:
TCCGATTCCTGAAGGTGGATACTGACCTTGGTTCCGATTGCTGTAGGAGCGCCGTCTTTATAACCTTCAAACGTCCCTGTCCAGCCTGTGCATCCGGCAACGTAATCCCTTACGCCAGCGTCTACAAAGTCGGTAACCTCGAGAGCGTCAGCAACGTAATCTAACGTCCACGATTTTATTCCGGTGATTTCGGATTCGTCCCCGTCACCTGCCGTCCCTGTCAGGACAGCCCCGTTCTTACCTGATATATGAGCCATATTACCCTCCCTGAAGTAATTTAATTATCTGGTCTTTATTTTTTTCTAATGCAGGACCGAGGAATGGATGAGCCTGCATTTTCCGAGTCCCGTACTCTTGGAAGCTGGAATATTCAACATTCGTTCCCACCCTAGCCTCGGTTGGTTCAACCTCATGCGTGATAGAGCTTCTCAGAGTTCCCGTATCTACCGGGGATTCCTTCTTGGCATCCCGTTCAACTAAAAGAGCGGCTTTTGTCAGGCCGCTCTCCAGCTTCTTATTTATCTCCCCTTCCCGCTTATCACGGAAAGAGATTATCGAAAACAAACTCATGCGTAAGCCTCTAATAGAAACTCGGTAGAGAGATAGCTAACCCTGCCCCAGTTGGTAGTCCCCAGTCCTAAGTTGTCGCTGATCCATGAGGTGTCGCAGGAACTGTTTAATGTCCTGTCAGCGGCTACTTTAGCGACTAGCGACTTGGTTCCCGTCGGTTCGATGTAGTCTAGAATTTCGTTAAAAGCGGAGGGTGCGTCTTGCTTTGTGAGCAAGAGGACGATTCTAAACGTGTATATAGATGTCGCCGTAGCATCCCCGAAGGTCTGCTTATACGCTACGCCTCTTGGCAGAATGAGGGC
Protein-coding regions in this window:
- a CDS encoding HK97 gp10 family phage protein; the encoded protein is MSLFSIISFRDKREGEINKKLESGLTKAALLVERDAKKESPVDTGTLRSSITHEVEPTEARVGTNVEYSSFQEYGTRKMQAHPFLGPALEKNKDQIIKLLQGG